One Candidatus Atribacteria bacterium genomic window, ATTATCTACTGTAGGAACCAATATTCCACCCTTTTCTTCTTGAACATATTTCACAATCAAAGCTTGAATTCTACCAGCATCCTGCAGAGTCTCATAGGAATCATAATATCTATCATCCATAGTAACCAATCCTAATCCCAGTAGTGTTCCAAAACGATAATTATTCAAAGAAAGTCGGTAGATTCTGTTATCATCTAAAGGTTTACCGTTAAAGAGTATATTTTCCACACGTTCTCCGGCTGGTTTAGAGAGATTTACTTCATAAGTAAGTCCGGAGAACATATCGTAGTTATATCCGCGAATTTTAGGATCGAAACTAATGGTTACATCTCCATCTTTGTAAGTGTTATAATAGCTGGCAGACCATTCCATATACTTCTTCATATTTGCACCGGTAATCTTCGTTCCTACCAGGGTGTTGGGATATAAGTAAATAAAGGCAACGTCTTTCTTTTTGAAGGGTCCTTTCAGTAGGTTTGAACCAAAATTAAAGAGTGCTGCTGAAGAAAGTTCTGCGTCAGCGTAGAACATTTGTACTTCATTAATTAGATCAATTACCGAAGTATCTTCTAATTGAGAGGTAGGCATAGTGGTTATTTTAGCTTCTCCGGTAATAAAATCAGGAGAGGCAATAAAATCAGCGCTAATCTCACCTACTATTAAATTGGCATCAGCAATCGATTCATCATGTACAAATTTAAATTTTGCTAAAACTTCTTCATCCTCTTTTATTTGTTTGGTTTGAAGATTTTCTGCAATCACTTCCGTTACTTGCCACTTATCATCTGTTTTTTCCAGTTTGATTACCGCTTTGGCTAAAGCCCATCCCCACTTTCCCGGTTCAATTACCTTTACACCATTTACGACTTCATTATATTGTGAATGGGCATGGCCGCAGAAAATTACAGAAAATTCTGGTAAAGCATTAGCGATATCCTTTGCACCCTCATAACTGTACTCTCCATCCGGTCCAAGATGAAAAGCTCCTACTAATACGTCATATTTCCCTTCTAACTCTGCCACTACTTTTTTAGCAGTTTCAAGAGTCCCAAGAAATTTTAAACCTTCAAAATGTTCCGGGGCACTTGCTTCCCAGCGAGTAATTTCGGGAGGGAGCAACCCTACAATTGCAATTCTTACACCGTTTCGTTCAAAGATCTCGTAAGGTTTAACAAAATAGGTACCGTCAGTTTTTACAGTATTTGCTGATAAAACTGTGTTCTTAAACGTGGCAATGTTTTTTTCAAAAAAGGACTTCTCATAATTAAACTCATGATTTCCGAAAACCCAAACATCATAATTAAGAAAATTTAATCCTTCAATCATGGGATGCACCGGTAAATCATTAAACAAATCCGCGCTATTGTCTTGAACTGTGTCTCCACAATCTATCAATATCAGATTTGGATCAATTGCTCTTTCCTGTTTTATTAGGGTGGCAATTTTTGCCAGTCCGGTATCATCGTCATAAGAATCGATAGCATATTCATAGGGGTAAATACGTCCATGTAGGTCCGAAGTTTCTAAAATAGTAACCGTTGTCGAATCTGCGGCAAAAACATACGAGAAAAGCAAGCCGAAAATTAAAACCAAAGTCAGTAAAATCGAGAGTACTTTGTACTGTCTTTTCATTTTAAAATCCTCCTTTTTTATTTTTTTATTTTTTCCCCAGGGGTTATTTCAGTTAAAAATCTATATATTGTCTTATATATTCGATAGAGTATTCTAAAAATCCTTTTTTTTATCTAAAATATTTTTATTTTTTTACCTCCCCCAAAGATTAACAATTATTACCCCGGTTAGAGCTAAAAAACCTCCTACTAATGATAAAAAGAAGGGTATTTCTCCTAACCATACCCAGGCAATTAATATGGCTAATACCGGAGACAGATAAAGATAGCTTCCCGCTAAAGAAGCGGGAATTCGAGAAAGGACATAAGCCCAGGTGATATAAGCCAGGGCAGCCGGGAAAATACCCATATAAATAATGGCCAGTGTTGCCTCAATCGGTGCAGTTTTTATATTTTGCAATAGACCGCGCGAAAAAAATATTTGAAAAAAAGTTCCGCTCCAGATTGCATAGGCAGCAAATTTTAAAGGTGAATATTTTTTCAAATAAGGTTTTTGTAAAACAAAGTAAAAGCTTGTGCTGATGGCGGCAATTAAAATCAAAAAAGCACCCGGTTCAAATCTAACTCCTTCGCCTTCCCCTATGGCAACCAAGCTTACTCCAAAAAAACTGATGACAATCCCTATCCAGCCCCAAATCTTAATCTTTTCTTTTAAAATAAATATAGCCAGAATAGCGGTAAAAATGGGACCGGAAGCAATTAAAAGACTGGCAGAACCAGCTGTTACCTTTAATTCTCCGAAAGTAAGGGCAAGATGATAGACGGTTATCCCGAGAAAACCAAGAAGAAATATCGCAGGCAGATCTTTTCTTTCAGGTAAAGGCATCCGGGTAATGACTGCATAAACTGATAAAGCTATTGATGCAGTCAAAAAACGAAGTAGAACTAAATTTCCAGGACTGTAACCTTTTAATCCTGCCCTAATACCGGCAAAGGCAGAAGCCCAAAAAATTAAAGTTATGGCTAATGCCATTATAATGCGAAAATCGATGGATACTTTTTCTTGACTGATATCTTTGCTCATATTTTATTCCTCTTTATTAAAAATATATGTGACAGAGGGTCCGTCCTTTGTCACATAGAAAAGAATTTTTTTAAAACAGACAAAAGTTAAATAGCAAATACAAGTATACCACCATTTTATTAATAAATCTATGAAGAAACGGTTAAGATAGTAAAGCCATTGTATCGGCACAAAACTTTTATCTTTCTCCTGGCTTTCCCTTTAGTTTGTGTGGGAAAAATCTTGCTTTATAGCTATTCTTATATTTTCAATAATAGATACAATTAGATAAATAGAAATAATGACTACCACCAGGTTTTGTATACCAATATACATTTCTTTAAAATATAATCTGGTGAAGATAATAACCGTAATTCCTGAAAAACAAACAGCGCCTGCGTATTGACCTATTTTATTTTTGATTATTTTCTTCTTCAAAAAAGAACTATAACCAAAACTGATAAAAGAAAGTAAAATTAAAAATATGATATGTACAGCTACCATCTGCCTTAAATACCAAAGCACAAATACTGACAAAACTACCATAAAATCAGCTACAATATCAAAAATATCCCCTCCTTTGCAGCTGCTCTCCGCTTGTCTGGCTACCATACCGTCAACTATATCCGACATACAAATTAATAATATTATCATCAGAGACTGAGCATATTTTCCCTGCAGCTCGCTCAACATTAAAAAAGGGATAAAAGTGATCCTGGAAAAAGTTATTAAATTAGCTAAAAAATTTTTATTAATATTTTTTATTACTTTATTGCCCTCATTACCCAAAATAATCATTGATTAATTAAAAATCACTTTTTGCCCTATCCGGAGATATTATAACTTTTCTATCAGTTCTTTACTAAATAAGTCTATTTTTGCCTGTAGTTCATCCTCTTTGTCAGAAGTAATAAACTTTTCTTTTCCGATTATTTTTCCGCCCTTTTCCTCGATTAACTTAGCAACTTTGGCAGTTTCCACATCCATGTTTCCTTTATCTCCGCCGGTAAGTACCACAAAGCATTTTATTCCTGAAAATTCATTTCGCTGAATAAAGTTCTCAAGTGGCGGCCTAATAAATCCAGCATAAATCGGTGATGCTAATCCAATTGCCCTGGCATCTGTTAAATTGATTTGTAAATCTTTCCCTGCAGAATATAAAGTAACTTTATAATTATTTTGGGTAATATTTTCTGCCAAACCTCTTAGCACTTTGGTAGTAAATTTAGACATTCCGGGATGATACACCATATATATTTGTTCGGTAGAATCATTGCTTCCAATAGTTTCCGCAGGTATATTTTTCTCTCTATCCAAAATGGAAACTACCACGGAACCTGCACCCGCAGGCAGGATGATAATATAAGTTAAAAAGTAAAATAGAATCAATAAAATAATCCCAATTACGCCCATTCTGCCCTTTAGTCTGAAAAAATAGTGTGCAGCCAAAGCAAAGAAATGGCCGCAACAAGGGGAAAAATTCTAACCCCTATGGGTATTATCCTGGCAAAATTTGTCATAAAAAAGGGTATCCCCAGTAATAATATAATGATGGTGTAAATGATAGCAAAATTCATTTCAAATCCTCCTTAAATATTTTTATCAAGCTTATCAAACATAATTCAAGAGTTCTTTTATCATTCCTTACCATAAAATATTGAAAAATCCTCTTTTTCAACAAAAAATAAGTACAATGGTTGATTATAATTTTACCATAGTATTATCGTTTAAAATAAAATTTTTATTGGAGTTTACTTTTCTTTTCTGTCAAAATCTTCTTCTGTCTTTCTTTCTTCTTTAAATCCT contains:
- a CDS encoding LysM peptidoglycan-binding domain-containing protein, which codes for MKRQYKVLSILLTLVLIFGLLFSYVFAADSTTVTILETSDLHGRIYPYEYAIDSYDDDTGLAKIATLIKQERAIDPNLILIDCGDTVQDNSADLFNDLPVHPMIEGLNFLNYDVWVFGNHEFNYEKSFFEKNIATFKNTVLSANTVKTDGTYFVKPYEIFERNGVRIAIVGLLPPEITRWEASAPEHFEGLKFLGTLETAKKVVAELEGKYDVLVGAFHLGPDGEYSYEGAKDIANALPEFSVIFCGHAHSQYNEVVNGVKVIEPGKWGWALAKAVIKLEKTDDKWQVTEVIAENLQTKQIKEDEEVLAKFKFVHDESIADANLIVGEISADFIASPDFITGEAKITTMPTSQLEDTSVIDLINEVQMFYADAELSSAALFNFGSNLLKGPFKKKDVAFIYLYPNTLVGTKITGANMKKYMEWSASYYNTYKDGDVTISFDPKIRGYNYDMFSGLTYEVNLSKPAGERVENILFNGKPLDDNRIYRLSLNNYRFGTLLGLGLVTMDDRYYDSYETLQDAGRIQALIVKYVQEEKGGILVPTVDNNWKITGVDLESPFKEVIFDMVRKGELSIPTSEDGRTLNVKALNVNELMEEGKLKVSTYVVQFGDTLWEIAGKYKLTWEELDKMNDLENPRLILPGQTILVPALP
- a CDS encoding DMT family transporter, coding for MDFRIIMALAITLIFWASAFAGIRAGLKGYSPGNLVLLRFLTASIALSVYAVITRMPLPERKDLPAIFLLGFLGITVYHLALTFGELKVTAGSASLLIASGPIFTAILAIFILKEKIKIWGWIGIVISFFGVSLVAIGEGEGVRFEPGAFLILIAAISTSFYFVLQKPYLKKYSPLKFAAYAIWSGTFFQIFFSRGLLQNIKTAPIEATLAIIYMGIFPAALAYITWAYVLSRIPASLAGSYLYLSPVLAILIAWVWLGEIPFFLSLVGGFLALTGVIIVNLWGR